Genomic window (Candidatus Obscuribacterales bacterium):
CTGATACAGCCGCCGCGATCGCCAAATATTGAGCGGTAGGGCTTGCTCATAGCAATCTGTAAATGCTTCGGCAGAGCGCTGCATGATGAAGTCATCCACCCCTTTTTCGGGGCCAGGCAACTCAATGACCCGCACATCACAGCCCGCATCGTCCCATAGTCCGCCAAGCACCAGGGTGGTTGCCTGCACAGCTGCTTGGGTTGATGGCTTCTGATCGTGGTCAAAACAGATGTAAACCCGGCGATTGGGGGTGGCGAAGAGCTGCAAGTCAGGAATTAAGTGGCGAGTGCCTGAACGCTTTCCCTGGTCGTTTTTTTGCACTCGATAGCCGCTGCTCACACCGGGGAGGGCAATGGCTGCATAACCGGCGGTTAGGAGGGCTCCCGCTTTCTTAGCACCTTCTGTAATCAGAATAAAAATATTGTAGGTTAAAACGCAATGCCAAAAGCCGCGTTCTTGGTCTTCAAGGGAAGGACAGACGCCGGCTGTTTGATAAACCCGTTGAGCGATCGCGTCGGGCACCTGGAGAAAATAAGCTCGTGTCGCTACCTTAACCGGTGGCTCATACTTCACGACTTTGAGTTTGGAATGGCCAGTACCGGAATAGTCCAAGTGTCGTCGAGGTGTATCTGCCTTAAACTGCCCCCACAACATCGGCTCCCATTGGTTTTGAGGATCTAGCCCACTACACCACCATCCGCCTGCTTCTAAAGGAGCATAGGTTTGCAGATAAAACGAAGATAAGCGTCCGGTATTCGTGCGAGAAACCTCTTCCCCGTAGAACAGGTAATCATAAATGGCAGTTCCGCTAAGGCTACAGACATTGGTCTCGATTAGTTCAGCGTCTACGCCACTATCCAGCCACTCCTGATAGTGGGCATCAGTAATCGAATCGGTGGGTATTGAGAGATGGGATGAGCCGTTGACCATAACTATTCTGCACCTCAAACTGACTGGAACCCTTCCTGGGTGACCTATGCCAAGCCATCGCAGCACAAACTGCCCTCTCAAGAGAGGGACTTTGGCGCGACTGCCCGTTTCGGGTTGGTGTATTGACTTTAGCAGACTGGCTTTTTGTGATTACAAGGGCAATTTGCCAGTTTTGTAATCACTTTGATTACAAAATGACCCAACGCGATCGCTGAAACCCTGATTCTCTCGTTCGGGGTTGGCGAGTTTGGGGGGGGGGTTCTAGAGTCTTTTGTAATCATCCTCTAATCTTGTAATCATCAAGCTTCTGGCGAATTGACCTAGGTTCACCCCTAGGGGCGTCCCGGCGGGATCCAATTCGATCGCTCTGAATACATCAATTTTCATCTGGAGAGAGAAAAATCTGATCGAGGGGTGATCGAGGGCCAAAATCACCCCTGCGTGATTACAAAAAATGGGTCAGCGTGATTACAAAAATCACCCCCGCGTGATTACAAACGTGATTACAAAACGGGAAAATCTGTCCCGAGGGGCGATCGCCCTAAAAAACGCCTCTATTCCTTGTCAGTAAAGGCGTAGAGTCGATTGTAACGGAATGTATCCGATTGTTAAGCAGTCACAAAAATTTACAAAAGTCGGTGGATCTGGCCGGATGCGGGGACTATTTTAAGATGTCCTAGCCAAAAGTTTGCCAATTTTTCAATCATGTGCATTGAATGATTGGGTTCATCTGCTGACCCGAAGTAGGCCAACGATCGCTGCTCATGGCCGGTGTGTATCTGGCAGAACTGGGGGGGAGGTAGCCTCAATCTGGGGAAGCTGGAACCGCCGGATCCAGGGCTGGAGCCGTGGTTTTGAGGCTTTTGGGAACTTGGAGGCCCAATGTAATCACCCGAGTCATCATATAGAGGGCTAGGGCTAGCCAAAGAAGTTGTTCATTTTGCCAATAGCCTGCCAGTAGAGCCGTGGGTGCAAATCCAATGCATGTGGCAATTACAGCGGTATTACGTAGGATGCAGCCTTGGGTCAGTCCTAGAAAATAGCCATCTAGGATATAAGCGATCGCCCCAAATCCCAGAACAGGCAGTAACCAGCCAATAACCTGTGGAATATGGTTGAGAACGGGGGTATGGGAGGTTAGGAGTTGAAATAAGGGACGTTGAAACGCGATCGCCCCCATCGAAATGATTAACCCTAGAGCTAAACTCAGTCCCAGAGATAACCCTAGCAGGGGCTTTAATCGGGTCAGATCTTTTTGACCATGGAAACTTCCCGTAAAACTTTCCGTAGCGAAGGCAATGCCATCGATAAAATAAGATGTGAAGGAGATAACCTGCAGCAGTAATGTATTAGCAGCTAGAATAACGGTTCCAAGCATAGAGCTGAGATTGGTGAACCAGGAAAACGCCAATAGCAGCGCAAAGGTGCGAATCATAATATCGCCATTGAGCACTAGGGTGGTGCGCAGAGCTTGCCAGTCTAAGAGCTGTTGGGTCAAGCGTTGTATGGGTACCCGTCGCAGGTCTCCCCAAGCGAGCAGCAGACCTAGGCTGGCCATCGCCACTTGGCTGAGCATCGTGGCCCAACCCGCTCCGGCACTTTCCCAACCGAGTTGGACAATCAGCCAGTAGTTCAGAATTACATTACTGCCGTTGGCGACCAACGAGAGCAGGAGCACCCGTTTTCCCTGTCCTTGCCCCAAAAACCACCCGAGTAAAACAAATCCTAGGAGATTGGCTGGCGCGCCCCAAATCATGGCGTTGTAATAGGCGAAGCCCGCATCTTTCACCTCGGGCGGGGCGCTGAGAATAGCAAATCCTAGCTGTCGCAGCGGTACCTGGAGAACCAACAGCCCCACCGCAATGGCGATCGCTAAACAGCCATTGCGAACACCGACACCCGCGATCTCATCTTGGTTGCCCCGGCCAACAGCCTGGGCCGTGAGCCCCGTGGTGCCCATGCGCAGGAAGCCGAAGCTCCAATAGAGCACATTGAACAGCACAGACGCGATCGCCACCCCGGCTAAGTGACGAATATCGTTGAGATGTCCCAAAAAAGCCACATCCATGAGGCTGGCTAAGGGCACCATGAGGTTGGACACAATATTGAGGATCGCCAGCCGCAAAAACGGTTGGTAAAATCGATGGCTCGGACTCTCCATGATGGCTTCTTCTGCTTCCAATCTGGTCTGGGATGGCTTGGCGCTGGACGCCGCAAGGAGCCTGTATTCTAACGATCTTTTTGGGGCGGCGATCGCGTCACCCGATTGGGTGAACAACATGGAGTAGGAAAGAATCGCCCGAGCACAGGACGCTCGGAGTCCATCGATTCTCTAATCTGAATATAGAACAGCAAAACTACGATGCACTACATCCCCAGCTCGCCTGGGGCTTTTTTTGTCTATGCG
Coding sequences:
- a CDS encoding MATE family efflux transporter, with protein sequence MESPSHRFYQPFLRLAILNIVSNLMVPLASLMDVAFLGHLNDIRHLAGVAIASVLFNVLYWSFGFLRMGTTGLTAQAVGRGNQDEIAGVGVRNGCLAIAIAVGLLVLQVPLRQLGFAILSAPPEVKDAGFAYYNAMIWGAPANLLGFVLLGWFLGQGQGKRVLLLSLVANGSNVILNYWLIVQLGWESAGAGWATMLSQVAMASLGLLLAWGDLRRVPIQRLTQQLLDWQALRTTLVLNGDIMIRTFALLLAFSWFTNLSSMLGTVILAANTLLLQVISFTSYFIDGIAFATESFTGSFHGQKDLTRLKPLLGLSLGLSLALGLIISMGAIAFQRPLFQLLTSHTPVLNHIPQVIGWLLPVLGFGAIAYILDGYFLGLTQGCILRNTAVIATCIGFAPTALLAGYWQNEQLLWLALALYMMTRVITLGLQVPKSLKTTAPALDPAVPASPD